Proteins from a genomic interval of Chionomys nivalis chromosome 7, mChiNiv1.1, whole genome shotgun sequence:
- the Mcrip2 gene encoding MAPK regulated corepressor interacting protein 2 isoform X2, with translation MYTITKGPSKLVAQRRTGPTQQQVESRLGELLKCRQPVPPTALHTREQPSVQPQGPWPLASPGPRLVFNRVNGRRPLTTSPSLEGAQEIYTLAHEENVRFVSEAWQQVERQLDGGPADESGPRPVQYVENTPDPRLQNFVPIDLDEWWAQQFLARITNCS, from the exons ATGTACACCATCACCAAGGGGCCCAGCAAGCTGGTCGCGCAGCGCCGCACAG GTCCCACGCAGCAGCAGGTAGAGAGCAGGCTCGGCGAGCTCCTGAAATGCCGGCAGCCGGTGCCGCCGACCGCGCTACACACGCGCGAGCAGCCCTCGGTGCAGCCTCAGGGACCCTGGCCCCTGGCAAG TCCAGGGCCGAGGCTTGTGTTCAATCGAGTGAATGGCCGGCGGCCCCTCACCACATCTCCATCCCTCGAGGGAGCCCAAGAGATCTACACACTGGCCCACGAGGAGAACGTCCGATTTGTGTCCGAAG CCTGGCAGCAGGTAGAGCGACAGCTGGATGGCGGCCCTGCCGATGAGAGCGGCCCACGGCCTGTGCAGTATGTAGAGAACACTCCTGATCCCCGGCTGCAGA ACTTTGTACCTATTGACCTGGATGAGTGGTGGGCACAACAGTTCCTGGCTAGGATCACCAACTGTTCCTAA
- the Mcrip2 gene encoding MAPK regulated corepressor interacting protein 2 isoform X1: MYTITKGPSKLVAQRRTGPTQQQVESRLGELLKCRQPVPPTALHTREQPSVQPQGPWPLASPGPRLVFNRVNGRRPLTTSPSLEGAQEIYTLAHEENVRFVSEAWQQVERQLDGGPADESGPRPVQYVENTPDPRLQSEPSPTPCIPTSPLTRPLHQVLALAGWGGKTWARLPHFPSSAMLGIQGRCCGRLEGRGTSRLRKQHHCPAFLLPTDFVPIDLDEWWAQQFLARITNCS; encoded by the exons ATGTACACCATCACCAAGGGGCCCAGCAAGCTGGTCGCGCAGCGCCGCACAG GTCCCACGCAGCAGCAGGTAGAGAGCAGGCTCGGCGAGCTCCTGAAATGCCGGCAGCCGGTGCCGCCGACCGCGCTACACACGCGCGAGCAGCCCTCGGTGCAGCCTCAGGGACCCTGGCCCCTGGCAAG TCCAGGGCCGAGGCTTGTGTTCAATCGAGTGAATGGCCGGCGGCCCCTCACCACATCTCCATCCCTCGAGGGAGCCCAAGAGATCTACACACTGGCCCACGAGGAGAACGTCCGATTTGTGTCCGAAG CCTGGCAGCAGGTAGAGCGACAGCTGGATGGCGGCCCTGCCGATGAGAGCGGCCCACGGCCTGTGCAGTATGTAGAGAACACTCCTGATCCCCGGCTGCAGAGTGAGCCTTCCCCCACGCCCTGTATCCCCACAAGTCCCCTGACTCGACCTCTCCACCAGGTTCTAGCCCTAGCGGGTTGGGGAGGGAAGACTTGGGCCAGACTCCCCCATTTTCCATCGAGTGCTATGCTTGGAATCCAAGGTAGATGCTGTGGTCGGCTGGAGGGCAGAGGTACCAGCCGGCTTAGAAAacagcaccactgcccagcctttctTCTACCCACAGACTTTGTACCTATTGACCTGGATGAGTGGTGGGCACAACAGTTCCTGGCTAGGATCACCAACTGTTCCTAA
- the Mcrip2 gene encoding MAPK regulated corepressor interacting protein 2 isoform X4: MPAAGAADRATHARAALGAASGTLAPGKCPSHLRRNPERRGPPEPRKASRPTGTASAWRSGSPGPRLVFNRVNGRRPLTTSPSLEGAQEIYTLAHEENVRFVSEAWQQVERQLDGGPADESGPRPVQYVENTPDPRLQNFVPIDLDEWWAQQFLARITNCS, translated from the exons ATGCCGGCAGCCGGTGCCGCCGACCGCGCTACACACGCGCGAGCAGCCCTCGGTGCAGCCTCAGGGACCCTGGCCCCTGGCAAG TGCCCCTCTCACCTGAGGAGGAACCCAGAGCGGCGTGGGCCACCTGAGCCCAGGAAGGCGAGCAGGCCTACCGGGACCGCGAGTGCCTGGCGGAGTGGCAG TCCAGGGCCGAGGCTTGTGTTCAATCGAGTGAATGGCCGGCGGCCCCTCACCACATCTCCATCCCTCGAGGGAGCCCAAGAGATCTACACACTGGCCCACGAGGAGAACGTCCGATTTGTGTCCGAAG CCTGGCAGCAGGTAGAGCGACAGCTGGATGGCGGCCCTGCCGATGAGAGCGGCCCACGGCCTGTGCAGTATGTAGAGAACACTCCTGATCCCCGGCTGCAGA ACTTTGTACCTATTGACCTGGATGAGTGGTGGGCACAACAGTTCCTGGCTAGGATCACCAACTGTTCCTAA
- the Mcrip2 gene encoding MAPK regulated corepressor interacting protein 2 isoform X3 — protein MYTITKGPSKLVAQRRTGPTQQQVESRLGELLKCRQPVPPTALHTREQPSVQPQGPWPLASPGPRLVFNRVNGRRPLTTSPSLEGAQEIYTLAHEENVRFVSEAWQQVERQLDGGPADESGPRPVQLCTY, from the exons ATGTACACCATCACCAAGGGGCCCAGCAAGCTGGTCGCGCAGCGCCGCACAG GTCCCACGCAGCAGCAGGTAGAGAGCAGGCTCGGCGAGCTCCTGAAATGCCGGCAGCCGGTGCCGCCGACCGCGCTACACACGCGCGAGCAGCCCTCGGTGCAGCCTCAGGGACCCTGGCCCCTGGCAAG TCCAGGGCCGAGGCTTGTGTTCAATCGAGTGAATGGCCGGCGGCCCCTCACCACATCTCCATCCCTCGAGGGAGCCCAAGAGATCTACACACTGGCCCACGAGGAGAACGTCCGATTTGTGTCCGAAG CCTGGCAGCAGGTAGAGCGACAGCTGGATGGCGGCCCTGCCGATGAGAGCGGCCCACGGCCTGTGCA ACTTTGTACCTATTGA